GTCTACTGGATCAAAATGGTATGTATTGAAATTGGAATTTTATGGCAGCTAAAAGTTACTCTAGAAGCATGCTTGTTATTTAATTCATCCATACTGTACCATAGTAACCTGAAGCAGTTAATTCACCACTGTGCACGTACAGAAGACAATCTGCTAGTGTCTATGCTTACAAAGAGCAAATGGTAGCTGTATACAAGGTATGCTCAGTAAGAAAAAGTGAATTGTAATCAGACAGGGTATTAATTTAACTAACCAAAATATCCAAATACCCACCATCTCTGCTGAACAAATGTCTTGTAAAATAACAGGGAAAGGGCACGTTATCTGAAGTCAGCATCCTTTGGCATAACAGGGGTTAAAGCTCTTCCAGTGATTCATAGCCTGCGTTCTCATTTCACCCAAGTCATGTAACATTCAGCTTCAGCTGAGGGCTGCTAGAACTTCATTCCCCTGTTCCCTGTCTAGGTATGCACTGGAAATTGTCTGAAAAGCAGCACTAAGACCTTGCCAGCTCTCTTCAGTTTCTGGAGGAAGCCTGGGCACTGGGCATTGCTGCCCAGCAGCCCTCAGCCAGCCCTCTGACAGCTCTCACTCACCGATGAGCTCGTGCACACATCCCGGCTCCAACTGGCACCTTCCAGAGAGATGTTCTCAGGAGCTTTCTTCATGTTGGCCGCACAGGGCCTCGCACCCCTGCTGCTTCAGTGATGGGCTCCTGGAGAGGTGTGGGGAGCcttctctccttgcttctgAGCTTTCCAAGTGCCTTCAGAGCAGTGCCCTGGAGTCTCTGCAGCAGGTGTGACCCTGTGGACAGGGAAATACTCCCCTCCTCCCACGCTGACAGCGGGGGCTAAAGGTACATCAGATAGGCGATTAGCTGAAGCTGCTATCAGTTGCTCTCTAGAAGAGAAAGTGCAGAGAGACGCTCCGTTTTCTTCTAGGCACTTCACAGGGTGGCAGGTGCCGGGGACAGTGAGTTGCTCCATTCTaggaggagcagggagctgccccCACCCCGGCCAAGGCATGGTGGCAGTGGCAAGCATCTGGCTGGTGGCGTGAGGGCAGTGAGTGCCCCGTGGGGCTTTGGTGCCGGAGGATGTCGGGCAGAGAGTCTCCCGCCCTGGAGAGGAGTGGCAGCAGTGGGCAGGCAGGCGAGACGAAAGCCACGGCACAGCCCCCCAACAGCATCAGTGTGCGGGGGGTCTCCTACAGTGTCAGGTAGGACCATGGATCCTGGAGGCAAGGTGAGGCCCTGCCTGCTGAGAGCTGCCCCAGTGCCTGGAAAGGAGGGGAGTGGGCTGGAACAGGTGGGCTGTGGGCTTGGTTTTGGGCTGGTGAAGAGTGAGGGCCATGATGGGGCTGCCCACCTCGTGGTGGGGTGCGTAATGGAGATTTCCAAAGCTCGTGTCTATGTGTGTCACACAAAAATTTTTATATCTTTGGTGTCTCTtcctttctgatgtttttttccaagagtGAGAGTTGGCCCATGGTGGGAAGTTCCTTTATACCATACAAAATGGACTCGGCAAATACTTAAAGATGTTTCATTTCACGTAGAGAGTGGCCAGATTATGGGGATTTTAGGAAACTCTGGTAAGTTGCTCCCCTgcattcaaagaaataaaatcagttatTACTGGTGACTTCCACTGTAGTCTGAATGTGTCTGAGGTCCGTGCTTTAGATAATGGAATTGCAGCTGTGTTAACCCCCGCTTTGTGAAAACATGACACTTGGTTTCCAGAGTTCTATCTTCTGCCATCTAACTAGCAATTACAGCTTCAACAAAAGATAAGGTTGCCTCCAAATGCAAACGTTTCACGATAAAGTGTGAATATGGGAAATAAATGCTAATTCACACATATTCTGGTTTCCCAATTGCTTTCTTACTACTTTCATGTTAATGTACATTCTGTTTAatgctttcttattttcaagTCTCCATCCAAGTGACAGCATTGCTCTTGAGATTGCAACATTCATCTCATCACAtaactgatttgttttgtttgaaaggaTCTGGAAAAACAACACTTCTGGATGCAATATCAGGAAGACTGGGAGATAAGGACAACTTTTTTGGTGAAGTGTATGTGAATGGGCGtcagttgaagaaggaacagtTTAGAGATTGCTTCTCTTATGTACCACAGGTTAATCTTCacaactgtgtgtgtgtgtgtgtgtgtgtgctgtgattcctcttctgtttaaaacaaacaaaaaaaagaatttgctaCTGTAATTTTACACAATGCATTCCCACTGCAATTTCACTAGTAGGTTTGGTACAAAGCAGTCAGTAAATTGCATGAATGAATTGCATGACTGTGAGCAAAAGCTGTATCTTAATTACTGCTGGACTAACAGCTGCTTCTTCACCTTTTTCTTAGAATGATGCTTTGCTAAGCTTCCTCACCATAGAAGAGTCTCTGACCTACACAGCTTTGCTTGCTCTTCAGAAGCGCTCCAACAACTTCATCAAGAAGAAGGTCTGTGTATTATCATCACAAAACTTTAGCtcaaagctgcagcagtttCTTGGTACAGAGTTTAGCTCCCATTGGCTAACTGGGAGCCAACTACAGCTCTCTGTGTGTACTGTCTGGTCTCCTGAACAACGGGGCTTACTCTGGCACTACTCTGGCTCCCATGGGAGCTCTCTTGCTAACCAGAGCAGCCCTGAAAGTCACCATTCTTCTGACTTGCTTACAAGCTACCTTTTTGATAAAACATGAACGTTCCTGATCTACTAGAGGGCCCTTTTTGTCCTCAGCTCAGAAGCTCCTGATCAGAGGTTCTTGTTCTCTGTCTTCTCCACCCATATTTCATTCAGTATCTTGTTCTTCTCCGAAACTGATTTGCCTTTCTCCTCCCTTATTTTGGAAGCCAGACTAGCACATCATTCTTAATAATATAATGTCTAGCCTCTGACCTCCTCATCTCTTCATGTCAAGCAAAGATAAAATTATACTCATTTTAGAAtatgtagaaatgaaaaaatatatatttgtaaaagtaATTGGAATACTGCATTAAACATAATCTAATAAAAATCAGGCCCAAATCCTTTCAGTTACAACGGGTGCAAGCAACAGTCTGGGAAAGTCTTAGCTTAAGATCAcgccttttattttcccctttggtttgtgtttttctgaCTATCTAAGTTGGTGTCTGAGTTGAAAACTTATTTGTCTTTGTAAATTGGAATTATTTTTCAGGTCGATGAGGTCATGGCCGAGCTGAGTCTTAGCCACATTGCCAACAAAATAATTGGAAGCCAAGTATATGTAGGAATTTCTGGAGGTGAGAGGCGTCGTGTCTCAATTGCAGCCCAGCTATTACAAGATCCCAGTAAGTACCACCAGGAGGATTTTGAACATAAAGTAGAGTAGTGCTACTTTGTGCTTCTGCCATGGACTTCCATAGCccactttaaaatacaaatacattttttaatctGTGATTCAGTAAAAGCTAGTCTAGTAACGATGGAGATGGGTAAGCCATAAGTCACATTTGCCATTAATCTATTATCAGTCATGGAAAGGAGTAAAATCTAAAATCTTAAGGACTGAACACCTGTTTGGACTCTTACCTCTTTCTGGGCTTGCCCTTCCTACATGTGCAACGTTAGTTGTGACACATTAATTTACAGTTTATAGAACCAGTCAGAGCCTTGTGTATGCAAACACTGAGTCTTGTAGTGGAGCAGCTGACATCGGGCCATGAATATGTGTACTTGATGGGGTCAAAAAGGCAGTCTGCACACGAACTTTGCtcacttggaaaagaaagaaacaaaacagagtcAATTGCTCAGGAGTATAATAGCTCTCATGTGGTCTTTCCCTTGATAAGAAGCCAGAAGTTGATGCATACCATGCTTCTGTATATCTTAATTTtagtgtaaagaaaaaaaagtcaagtgAATGAAAATCAAAGCTGAGTAACAGAGTAGAAAGATTAAGTGTGGGAAACAGCAGCTGAATTCATCAGTTTAAAACAGATTCTTCAAAATGCCAGAATCTTATGGAGCATACCAACCATTTATCGGGCTGTAGAGTCCTTGTAGTTGTTCAAACACAACAAGACTGAAAGGTAGAAGTGAAAATCTAGATAGCACAGCAAGATCTATCACAGGTACTGTGTTCTAGTGGTGGCTTCTGCACAGTTCACTGGAGTATTTGCTGCTCATTAAGCTCATATTATAGTAATTCTGTGTAGATAAAcctaaagagaaaaatcttcttCCCTATACTTAAGCCCTAAGACTGAACTGccttttctgtgctgtatgtCACCTATGTGAAACTGAGTGATTTGACTGTAACTTTTACCCTCCCGTGTGcaataaaaacataagaaaatacaaattgaaaatctgttttcatttatagaATTATGTATCCTGTATTCTAAAAAGACTATTGTTTTGTTcacaattaatttcattttctatatatttaatTCATATAATAAATTCTAGCtaattatttcagctgtatttaCATTCGTatgtttgttgatttttttcacaGTTCCTCTTAGAGGCAAGAATACATTAAATCTGTCTTGCTAATTTATGGATTTCATTTGaacttagaaaaaaatcattatgttctgttttgttgtgcaATTCTGTATGTTCTTATTCCCAGTAGCTGAACCTGAGCCACTGTAGCTAAATAGAGATGAAATACTAAGCCTCATTAATGAATGTGCATGCGCTGTGTTAGAGAAATGCACATGTACAGtaatttctgcagcatttttcaaATTAGCTGCAAATACAGAAGCCATAACATTTGCTCTCCATTTACCTGAGTTTTAatgttgtttcttgttgttACACAGAGGTCATGCTGCTTGATGAACCAACAACAGGCCTGGATTGCCTGACTGCAAACCAGATCGTCTCACTGCTTGTAGAGCTTGCGCACAGAGACAGGATTGTGATTATCACCATTCATCAGCCTCGCTCAGAACTCTTTAGGGTAAACCATATCTACTCAGCATTTGATTTTTCACCATCCTTTTTAGCATTTAGGTTCTTTTTAGAATAAGATCAGAATAAGAGACAAGATCAAGTATAGTTGCATTAAAATGCTCCCTAACATTATCCCCATGTAACCATAGTCTTTTACTTTATGAGTCTGGCCTTCTGCCACTAGCAGTTCATATTAGGACACACACTGGTCTCTGCCAGTAGCACTGACACAGGGTGCATAACCTTTGTGTTATGCTGCTACCCAAATAAAAACACTGGGAGAAGCCATGTGAACTGTGAAAACTagcattttatttatcattACAAATATGTACTTCAGTTATGCTTGCAAATCAAGATGAAGCTGATGaagctggaaagggaaaaaaaccttttaTCTCAAGTTTTCTAGGTTGTTCACAGAGGTTGTGTGGCGTGGTCTTCCTTCCCAAGACTAGTTTGAATTTGTACCACCCCATGAACACCTCTGGCTGAGTAAATCTAGTGTGAGTGATCACAAAGCAATTGCAAGTGATGGTGCTCTGCTGGACTGGAATTGGTCCTGGTGCATTGGGAATGAGCTGAGCATAGCTAGCGGGAGCCCTGCCCTGGCAAATGTAcacccagagagctgtgctcttTAAGTCCTTAAAACTTCAGGACAGATTTCCCATTAATTTCAGGATTTTGCAGACTATTAAGCACCAAAGGAGGTCAGTCAGTATGTGAAGGTGCATTAGAAATGAAGTCAGatcttatttctgttcttgGATTAGCTCTGTACTCTGCTGGCTCCAGTAACTTTGAGAAGCACTAAGTTTTAAGAGCTTACAAATGTGTCATCTTGCATAAGCATTAAGAGGAGTGACAGAAAGGACAAACTTCCTTTGACAGAAATATACTAAGGAAGTTTGAATGCGTCAAATCTATTTTTCCTgtcaaagcatttttattacCAAGACAGTAGCTGTACTCAGGAATTAATGTGCTTCTTCCCAGTATGTATTGCCACAATCTTAATTTGCCCCCACAGTTATTTGACAAAATAGCCATCATGAGCTTTGGCGAAATGGTTTTCTGCGGGAACCCGATGGAAATGATCACATTTTTTAGCAACTGTGGCTACTCATGTCCTGAACAGTCAAATCCTTTTGATTTCTATGGTAAGTTCATCTCAGCTGTTTTGGTAAAATGAACAAGTTTTCTTCCCAAGATAAAGATTTTTCCATAGATAGGAATGTGTTTGAATTTTTCTCTGACTCCACAGctgtatcacagtatcacagtatcttCTCAGCTCAGAGAAGAGGACATCCACATGTCCATGGACAATATGAAACAACAAAAGTTTGCAGTAGGactgaaacacagcaggaaggaaTAAGCTAGCAATGAAAAAGgaattttcatatttattaaacCTCTGGATTTCTGACAGTGTGGCCCTGTGTCTATAACTGAACATAGGGTTATTAATTTGATCCCAAAGCTATGGAAAGCATTCGTGGATGTTTTTGATGCCAAAAAATGTGAACAAAGTCGTTGCCTGTTGGGTAGGATAGAAAAACTAGAGGATGACCAGACATTCACTATCTGGAACAAATGTCCAGACATTCACTATCTGGGATTTCAAACACTTGTGGGAGTTTCTAATACCAGGGTGAACGACTCAAGTAGAATGTACAGATTCTTCTAGAGATGATGACAACAGGCTCTTTGTGAAAGCTCTGAGTTCTGCTCTGCCAATTCAGGATCGAAGAAGTATCTGTAACAGATAGTTGAGGCTTGGACTCATTGCAGGGCATCTGTGTACCTGACCTTTGGGGGAAAATGATTATGTCTGTGTGTacatttatgtgtgtgtgtcttttaAAATCTGGTATGCAGGCTGATTTCTGACAATAGTAGCTGAACACTAACCAAGGAACATGACCAATCAAAAAGCTGTGTTCAGAAACACGGCACATTCAGAGAAGGCAGTGTTTTTCTATTGTCTAGATGGCATCCTAAAttcagagagaagagaggatgGTTGTTGACATGAAGCTGGAATGGGATGAAGCTGAAAATACTGGTGTGACAGTGAGGATAATTTTGTCTTCATGAATTTGAATAGTCTTCAAATGCATAGATGATTTGAGATTTAGACCCACCTTTAAAACAGCCTGGTAAAGAAAGTACTGCATTCTTCAAATGTCAACCTTTGAATgtgacaagaaaaggaaaaaatacagtttagAGCTAAGAATCATCAGAATATTTAGTCTTCAGAAAATTGGTAGTTTATATTTTTTGTGTGATTTAATGATGTGAATGAAGGCACAGATTCTGATATCATTTAcaccagcagcagagaaaataagatCTTATATATTGAGCATGGGTTATACTGTGAAAATTTTGCATGCTTTATATTTCAAAGTAGTACAGAAGAAGTACAAAAGCCTGACAGGCATGAGCTATTTGGTCTCGTGACTGCTctgtttcatcattttttttggAAACACGCCTGGTTGCCATTTGTTTCCTGTGTGACTTGGAGCAAGTCACGTTCAGCAGGTTTTATAAAGTGTGGCCCATTCTTGGGTGTTTGTGTTTAGAATGAAGTCTTCATTCCAGAATTCCAGACTTGAGGACAAACTGAGACTGTTGGACAAGGGCTGCACGTACCCTTTTCTcctgttaatttttcttttgaaaatgaacGTAACATTGTAAAACTGCTATCTAATATGATATAAACCTTAAGAGTAGATCAGGTTTCATCCTCAGCTGAGAATCTGTCTTGCTCTCAGTAGCAGTAGCACTTCACTGGTGTGCAGGAAGAAGGCTGAAGGTCTGACTGGCGCACTATTAAGTCCTTGCATTTCCACATAAGCCTTGATGGTCTCACAGGGGCCACAAAACAGAGAGGTTTATTGTGGTTGCAcagtcattcattcattcattctgcTTCAACCGGAAAGGAAGGAgtaaagaaaacttcatttatGTCAGTCAACCTTTTATGTGCAGGTTTTAGAATAGAGATGTGAAAAGGTTTGTTGCAAGGGAGGAACAGATAATCCCAGAATCATCATAGGatgtgccatgggcagggttgcagccattagatcaggctgcccagagccacgtccACCCttgtcttgaatgcctccagggatggggcatccacaacctttctgggcaaaGATTAAGAGGGTAAAGTGATGTACATGTGctaaatattttgtaaatttGCAGTGGATCTGACTTCTGTGGACACTCGAAGCAAGGAACGTGAGCTTGAAACCTACAGCAGGGTTCAGGTGATTATATCAGCCTACAAAAACTCAGAGATCTTTAGGAAAGTACTGGAAACCATTGAGAGAACGAGGTTTATGAAGGAGCTTCCACCCATaccattcaaaaacaaaaactcacCTGGTGCCCTTTccaaattgtgttttcttttaaggtgagacttttttctttatttcctttttctttagagaaaataGTTTTGTTCTCCTTATCCAGTAATCTCTCAGGCTTTGTTTCCATTTATGTGAATAGACTTCCTTGTTACTTCAGTCTGTCTCTTCACCTGCCTGTCTTTTCCATATTGTCTTTTTGGGAATATTTTGTGTGTAAGATTTGTTCAGAACTGAATTCCCTACTAGCACATGGTCACTCATAGCTAAGATGtatattgttattgttttgtttcattaacaGGAGGATAACAAGAAATTTCTCCAAAGATAAGATAGGCATAATCATGCGTCTCCTCCAGAATCTTCTGTTTGGCTTGTTTGTAgcatttttcctccttagacTAACGTCTGACCTGGAAAAAGGAGCAGTGCAGAACCGTGTGGGTCTCCTCTACCAGTGCGTGAGTGCCCCCCCCTACACAGGAATGCTCAATGCTGCTGCCCTTTGTGAGTTTCTGTCCTCTACTATGTGCAACAGCAGGAATTGCTGCCACTATTTTGTAATTAGGAGCAAGTAGATTTTCAGGACTGTCATGTAAAGAGTTCTTACAGTTTTACGTAAAATAATAACAAGGAAGCATGAAATTCATAAGTGAAGCAACAGAAAGCTTCACAGTCCAGAAGAGTAGCACATCCAAGAAGCTCCATGTTCACTGCGCTTAATAAAGCAGTGTGCCCTAATCATAGTACCGCTTGAGTTGAaagggtcatctagtccaattcaAACATAAAGACAGGGAAAGAGTAGAAGTACAAAACAGCCTTGAGAGCAAGGAAGGATAATTAGATTTAAGACTATTATGTGATGATTATATTTCTATCAAAGGGTGTTTCTCTTACAGCTACCATCAATTAGTCACACAAAGACCAACAGTAGTTTGCATTTACAACCCTGGAAACTGTTCCACTAATGTCAGGAACATAACACTGCTGCCATCACTTTGAGATCAGAGCACATCAGTACGTTATCCAGTGATGGCAGCTTTTCCAAGACTTTATTTGTATCCACAAAGAGAGAAGAGCTCATGCTGCCTCCTCAGATCTGTTTTACTCAGCACAGAAAACTCTGCAGTCTGCAGGCACCAGGTTTTGCATTCATATTGGGAAGAGGAGAACAGGGAGTTTTAAACAGGATGTTTCTGATAAATGCACAAAGCTGTCTCTGTGCTTCGTGTCAATTTTGTGGTAACAGGTCTTGGTCTCTTTatttaaagattatttatttcttatgtatttaattgtatttaatCCAGTCCCACCTTTACGTGCTATCAGCGACCAGGAAAGCAAAGATGGCTTGTACCAGAAGTGGCAAATGCTTTTAGCTTATATCATACATTTCCTGCCCTTCAGTATTCTCAGCGTGGTAATTTTCAGCACCTTTATGTACTGGTAAGTACTTGTACCATCAAATAgattgttgttttcttcttgtatctATTTCAGTTCCTTTGTCAGCAATAAGCCTCCCTGCATGGCTTAGTGCTATTTGATCTCAGAAAATCACAGAGGACATTTAAGGAGTGTTTATGCAATTCTATCCCTTCTCTTCCAGGCAGTGCTGAGACTAGATGTACACTTGTAACAAGAGGTGTTAAATAGGATCAGGGAGTTGAGTGGCCCTTAGGAACTTGCCAGTCTTCCTGAAGACCAGTTGAGTAGCTGAGGTATTTGCAGGAAGGCTTTGTGTTTTGTGTAGGTCAAACTTTGAgtacacacacatgcaaaagTAATAACAAGTAAGTATGTAAGGCTGGCAAAATTGGTTCTCGAGTAAACCTGGGAAGCTCTAATGGT
This region of Excalfactoria chinensis isolate bCotChi1 chromosome 3, bCotChi1.hap2, whole genome shotgun sequence genomic DNA includes:
- the ABCG5 gene encoding ATP-binding cassette sub-family G member 5 produces the protein MSGRESPALERSGSSGQAGETKATAQPPNSISVRGVSYSVRVRVGPWWEVPLYHTKWTRQILKDVSFHVESGQIMGILGNSGSGKTTLLDAISGRLGDKDNFFGEVYVNGRQLKKEQFRDCFSYVPQNDALLSFLTIEESLTYTALLALQKRSNNFIKKKVDEVMAELSLSHIANKIIGSQVYVGISGGERRRVSIAAQLLQDPKVMLLDEPTTGLDCLTANQIVSLLVELAHRDRIVIITIHQPRSELFRLFDKIAIMSFGEMVFCGNPMEMITFFSNCGYSCPEQSNPFDFYVDLTSVDTRSKERELETYSRVQVIISAYKNSEIFRKVLETIERTRFMKELPPIPFKNKNSPGALSKLCFLLRRITRNFSKDKIGIIMRLLQNLLFGLFVAFFLLRLTSDLEKGAVQNRVGLLYQCVSAPPYTGMLNAAALFPPLRAISDQESKDGLYQKWQMLLAYIIHFLPFSILSVVIFSTFMYWTVGLYPDPFRFGVFFAVVLASHVIGELLTLAMLGVVQNANIVQSGVVLLNSAGVVVGTGLVRTIEEMPLPFQILGYFTFQKYSSEILIVNEFYGLNFTCDGDNSSSTVNAACSISNGIQFIEQNFPGALSRFTMDFLLLYAFVPVLAIIAILSFKIREKIISRQ